ATCCCCAGGGCGCACCTGGTCGCGGACTTCGGCTGGCCCGGGGAGGGCTTCACCGCGGCGGACGCCGCCACCGTGCTGGCCGGGGCGCAGGTGGCGAAGGACCTGAGCCACCCGGAGACCTGGGACTGACCCGGTGCTTCCGGCCGGACCGCCCGTCCCGGGCCGGTCCGGCCGGCGGACCGTACGCTTGGTGACCGTGAGCCCCCGTCGCAACCGTCCCCGCCGGGACGAGACCACCCAGTTGGACTCCGAGCGGGCCCGCCAGGGCGTGCCGACCGTCCAGGAATGGCGCGACGGCGACTGGCAGGTGCGCGGGATCACCGGCGGGGCGTCGGTCAAGACGTACCGCTGTCCCGGCTGCGACCAGGAGATCCGCCCGGGGGTGGCGCACGTGGTGGCCTGGCCGGCCGACAACCGGGGCGACCTCACCGACCGCCGGCACTGGCACAGCGGCTGCTGGCGGGCCCGGGACCGGCGCGGGCCGAACCTCCAGCGCGGCCGCAGCGCGCCCCGGTACGGCTGAGCGATCTGGATCACCCTGTTCCCGCCCCGCTGGGCGGCGGGAGCCGCGGCGCGGGAGACTGGGACGGTGAGCACCCCGATCCGTGCGTCGTCGATCCTGCCCGGCCGCCGGGAGGACATCGAACTGCACACCGCCGACGGGCTGCGGCTGGTCGGTGAGCTGGCCCGGCCGCTGGACCGGGAGCCGGCCGCCACCCTGGTCTGCCTGCACCCGCTGCCCACCCACGGCGGAATGATGGACAGCCACGTGTTCCGCAAGGCCGCCTGGCGGCTGCCCGCGCTGGCCGACCTGGCGGTGCTCCGGTTCAACACCCGGGGCACCAGCAGCGTCCGCGGCACCAGCGAGGGGGCGTTCGACAACGCCGTCGGCGAGCGCTTCGACGTGGCCGCCGCCATCGAGTACGCCGAGTTCCACGAGCTGCCGAACATCTGGCTGGTCGGCTGGTCGTTCGGCACCGACCTGGTGCTGAAGCACGGCTGCGACCCGGCGGTGGCCGGGGCCATCCTGCTCTCCCCGCCGCTGCGCTTCTCCGCGCCGGCGGACCTGGCCATCTGGGCGGAGTCCGGTAGGCCGCTGACCGCGCTG
This sequence is a window from Micromonospora sp. NBRC 110009. Protein-coding genes within it:
- a CDS encoding alpha/beta hydrolase gives rise to the protein MSTPIRASSILPGRREDIELHTADGLRLVGELARPLDREPAATLVCLHPLPTHGGMMDSHVFRKAAWRLPALADLAVLRFNTRGTSSVRGTSEGAFDNAVGERFDVAAAIEYAEFHELPNIWLVGWSFGTDLVLKHGCDPAVAGAILLSPPLRFSAPADLAIWAESGRPLTALVPEFDDYLRPEEARQRFAAVPQAEVVGVPGAKHLWVGDAETVLDEIVRRVNPAVPVPLPTSWDGPMEAGDVSAYADRTVAAFADTPVPGPAQRRAE